A stretch of the Capsicum annuum cultivar UCD-10X-F1 chromosome 10, UCD10Xv1.1, whole genome shotgun sequence genome encodes the following:
- the LOC107854579 gene encoding probable small nuclear ribonucleoprotein F translates to MATVPVNPKPFLNNLTGKPVMVKLKWGLEYKGFLVSVDSYMNLQLANAEEFTDGVSTGSLGEILIRCNNVLYLRGVPEDEELEDADRD, encoded by the exons ATGGCG ACAGTACCAGTTAATCCGAAGCCTTTTTTGAACAATTTGACTGGAAAGCCTGTGATGGTAAAGCTAAAGTGGGGACTGGAGTACAAAG GGTTTCTGGTCTCCGTGGATTCATACATGAACTTGCAG CTTGCAAATGCAGAAGAATTCACTGATGGAGTAAGCACTGGTTCTCTCGGAGAGATCCTGATTAG ATGTAATAATGTCCTCTATCTTCGTGGCGTACCCGAGGATGAAGAACTGGAAGATGCTGATCGCGACTAG